The proteins below come from a single Chryseobacterium bernardetii genomic window:
- a CDS encoding oleate hydratase produces the protein MSTINSKFDKVLKASDQFGKVNHEPDSSKEVQINTPEKTMPFSDQIGNYQRNKGIPLQSYENSKIYIVGSGIAGMSAAYYFIRDGHVPGKNIIFLDQLSIEGGSLDGAGNTKDGYIIRGGREMDMTYENLWDIFQDIPALELPAPYSVLDEYRLINDNDPNYSKARLIHNQGQIQDFSKFGLEKKDQLAIIKLLLKKKEELDDLSIEDYFSESFLNSNFWFFWRSMFAFENWHSLLELKLYMHRFLHAIDGMKDFSCLVFPKYNQYDTFVTPLKNFLVEKGVQIQFDTLVKDLDVHINTEGKTVEGIITEQNGEEVRIPIGKDDYVIVTTGSMTESTFYGDNTTVPEVTIDNSSAGQSAGWKLWKNLAAKSEVFGKPEKFCSHIEKSSWESATLTCRPSAFTEKLKELCVNDPYSGKTATGGIITITDSNWVMSFTCNRQPHFPTQPDDILVVWVYALLMDKQGNHIKKTMPECTGNEILAELCHHLGITDQLDNVIENTIVRTAFMPYITSMFMPRAQGDRPRVVPEGCTNLGLVGQFVETNNDVVFTMESSVRTARIAVYNLLNLNKQVPDINPLQYDIRHLLKATQALNDYKPFLGEGILRKILKNTYFEHILVDRPEEKEEHESFFMEQIGKFQEWIKGIKG, from the coding sequence ATGAGTACGATCAATTCAAAATTCGACAAAGTTTTAAAGGCCTCTGACCAGTTTGGAAAAGTAAACCACGAACCGGATTCAAGCAAGGAAGTTCAGATTAATACTCCTGAAAAGACAATGCCTTTTTCAGACCAGATCGGAAACTATCAAAGAAATAAAGGAATTCCTTTACAATCCTACGAAAACAGTAAAATCTATATTGTCGGAAGCGGAATCGCAGGGATGTCTGCTGCCTACTATTTTATTCGTGACGGGCATGTTCCCGGTAAAAATATTATTTTTCTTGACCAGCTTTCCATAGAAGGAGGTTCACTGGATGGAGCCGGAAATACAAAGGATGGATATATCATCCGTGGCGGACGTGAAATGGATATGACCTACGAAAATCTATGGGATATTTTCCAGGATATTCCTGCTCTGGAATTGCCAGCTCCTTACAGCGTTTTGGATGAATACCGTCTCATCAATGATAATGACCCTAATTATTCCAAAGCAAGATTAATTCATAACCAGGGACAGATCCAGGATTTCAGTAAATTTGGGTTGGAGAAAAAAGATCAGCTGGCTATCATCAAGCTTTTACTAAAGAAAAAAGAAGAACTTGATGACCTCAGCATTGAAGATTATTTCTCAGAATCCTTCTTAAACAGTAATTTCTGGTTCTTCTGGCGTTCTATGTTCGCTTTTGAAAACTGGCACAGCTTGCTGGAGTTAAAACTTTATATGCACAGATTCCTTCATGCTATAGATGGAATGAAAGATTTTTCATGCCTTGTATTTCCTAAATATAACCAATACGATACCTTTGTTACGCCTTTGAAAAACTTCTTAGTAGAAAAAGGTGTGCAGATACAGTTTGATACGTTGGTAAAAGATCTGGATGTTCATATCAATACGGAAGGGAAAACAGTGGAAGGTATCATTACTGAACAAAATGGAGAAGAAGTAAGAATCCCAATCGGTAAAGATGATTATGTGATTGTAACTACAGGATCCATGACGGAAAGTACTTTCTACGGGGATAACACAACGGTTCCTGAAGTAACCATAGACAACAGCAGTGCGGGACAAAGTGCCGGATGGAAATTATGGAAAAACCTTGCAGCTAAATCTGAAGTTTTCGGAAAACCTGAAAAATTCTGTAGCCATATTGAAAAATCTTCATGGGAATCTGCTACTCTAACATGCCGCCCTTCTGCCTTTACAGAAAAATTAAAAGAACTGTGTGTGAATGATCCTTATTCAGGAAAAACAGCTACCGGAGGTATCATCACCATTACAGACTCTAATTGGGTGATGAGTTTCACCTGCAACAGACAGCCACATTTCCCTACACAGCCTGATGATATTCTTGTAGTATGGGTATATGCATTACTGATGGACAAACAGGGAAATCATATTAAAAAAACAATGCCGGAATGTACCGGAAATGAGATCCTTGCAGAATTATGCCATCATCTTGGAATAACAGACCAATTAGATAACGTTATTGAAAACACGATCGTCCGTACCGCGTTTATGCCTTACATCACTTCTATGTTTATGCCGAGAGCCCAAGGAGACCGTCCGCGGGTAGTTCCTGAAGGCTGTACCAATTTAGGTCTGGTAGGGCAGTTCGTAGAAACCAATAATGATGTTGTTTTTACTATGGAAAGCTCAGTAAGAACAGCCAGAATAGCAGTATATAATCTTCTTAACCTTAACAAGCAGGTTCCGGATATCAATCCGTTGCAGTATGACATCAGACATTTATTAAAGGCTACCCAGGCCTTGAATGATTATAAACCGTTCCTTGGAGAAGGAATTCTAAGAAAAATCCTGAAAAATACCTACTTCGAGCATATACTGGTTGACCGCCCTGAAGAAAAAGAAGAACATGAATCTTTCTTTATGGAACAGATTGGTAAATTCCAAGAATGGATTAAAGGAATAAAAGGATAA
- a CDS encoding 3-hydroxyacyl-CoA dehydrogenase gives MDFKNITIAGSGVLGYQIAFQTAYHGFKVTVYDINDEVLEKAKSKFKALSEAYQKDLHATPEQLETTFKNLGYTSDLAEAVKDADLLIEAVPEDPDIKIDFYHKLSQVAPEKTVFATNSSTLLPSQFAEATGRPSQFVALHFANEIWKHNTGEVMRHSGTSQEVFDSVIRFAKAIGMVALPIYKEQPGYIVNSLLVPLLGAAVNLWVDGVADVETIDKTWMVATGAPTGPFGILDVVGINTAYNINKMEAEETQDPLKIKAVEKLKQDYIDKGKLGVLSGEGFYKYPNPSYQDKNFLK, from the coding sequence ATGGATTTTAAAAATATAACAATAGCCGGAAGTGGCGTATTAGGATATCAAATTGCTTTCCAGACCGCTTATCACGGATTTAAGGTTACAGTTTATGATATCAATGATGAAGTGTTGGAAAAAGCCAAAAGTAAGTTCAAGGCTTTAAGTGAAGCCTATCAAAAGGATTTACATGCCACACCAGAACAATTGGAGACAACCTTCAAAAACCTCGGCTATACTTCTGATCTTGCGGAAGCCGTAAAAGATGCAGACCTTCTGATAGAAGCAGTTCCTGAAGACCCTGATATTAAAATAGATTTTTATCACAAACTTTCCCAGGTGGCCCCGGAAAAAACAGTATTTGCAACCAACTCTTCTACTCTTCTTCCGAGCCAGTTTGCCGAAGCTACAGGAAGACCTTCCCAATTTGTAGCGCTCCATTTTGCTAATGAAATATGGAAGCATAATACCGGAGAAGTAATGCGTCATTCTGGAACTTCGCAGGAAGTATTTGATTCCGTGATCAGGTTTGCCAAAGCTATTGGTATGGTAGCATTACCAATTTATAAAGAACAGCCGGGATATATTGTCAATTCACTGCTTGTTCCGCTGCTTGGTGCAGCTGTCAATCTTTGGGTGGATGGAGTTGCAGATGTTGAAACAATTGACAAGACATGGATGGTAGCTACCGGAGCTCCTACAGGTCCGTTTGGAATTTTAGATGTTGTGGGAATTAACACTGCTTATAATATCAACAAAATGGAAGCTGAAGAAACACAGGACCCTTTAAAAATTAAGGCCGTTGAAAAATTAAAACAAGATTATATTGATAAGGGAAAACTAGGTGTTCTGAGTGGTGAAGGATTTTATAAATATCCTAATCCTTCCTATCAAGATAAAAATTTCCTGAAATAG
- a CDS encoding glutamine--tRNA ligase/YqeY domain fusion protein produces the protein MEEEKKSLNFIEQIIEEDLANGLKRDQIRFRFPPEPNGYLHVGHTKAICINFGLGEKYNAPVNLRFDDTNPEKEEQEFVDSIKKDVEWLGFKWDKELYASDYFQQLYDWAVQLIKEGKAYVDEQPSEVITEQRKNPAEPGIESPHRNRPVEESLDLFERMKNGEFESGSMSLRAKIDMASPNMNMRDPVMYRILNKPHHRTGTAWKIYPMYDWAHGESDYIEQISHSLCSLEFENHRPLYNWYLDQVYEEGRVKNKQREFARMNVSYMITSKRKLQRLVAEGVVTGWDDPRMPTISGMRRKGFTPTSIRNFIEKVGVAKRENLIEIQLLDFCVREDLNKVAKRVMTVVDPVKLVIENYPEDKEEWVETENNPEQENAGTREIPFSRELYIEREDFKEEANNKFFRLKLGGEVRLKSAYIIKAERVEKDENGEITTIYATYDEKSKSGSGTEESLRKVKGTLHWVSAKHAIPVEVRIYNQLFTVEQPDAEKDVDFLNFINPESVTTVQGFAEPSLKNVAVGEPLQFQRIGYFTKDQDSTDDRLVFNRTVTLKDSYKPE, from the coding sequence ATGGAAGAAGAAAAAAAATCACTCAATTTTATTGAGCAAATTATTGAAGAAGATCTGGCAAACGGTTTGAAAAGAGATCAGATCCGTTTCCGTTTTCCGCCTGAACCAAACGGTTACCTGCATGTAGGGCATACAAAAGCCATCTGCATCAACTTCGGTCTGGGTGAAAAATACAATGCTCCCGTAAACCTTCGTTTCGACGACACGAACCCTGAAAAAGAAGAACAGGAATTCGTAGATTCTATCAAGAAAGATGTTGAATGGTTAGGTTTCAAATGGGATAAAGAATTGTATGCCTCAGATTACTTCCAGCAGCTTTACGATTGGGCAGTACAATTAATTAAAGAAGGAAAAGCTTATGTAGATGAGCAGCCATCTGAAGTGATTACCGAGCAAAGAAAAAATCCTGCAGAACCAGGAATTGAATCTCCACATAGAAACCGTCCTGTTGAAGAGTCTTTAGATTTATTCGAAAGAATGAAAAACGGAGAATTTGAAAGTGGTTCAATGTCTCTTCGTGCAAAAATCGACATGGCTTCGCCAAACATGAATATGCGTGACCCGGTTATGTACCGAATTTTGAATAAGCCTCACCACAGAACAGGTACAGCCTGGAAAATTTATCCAATGTACGACTGGGCTCACGGAGAATCTGATTATATAGAGCAAATTTCACATTCGCTTTGTTCTTTAGAGTTTGAAAATCACAGGCCGCTGTATAACTGGTATTTAGATCAGGTTTATGAAGAAGGAAGGGTTAAAAACAAGCAAAGAGAATTTGCAAGGATGAATGTTTCCTATATGATCACTTCCAAAAGAAAGCTACAGAGATTGGTAGCTGAAGGTGTGGTAACAGGATGGGATGACCCAAGAATGCCTACCATTTCAGGAATGAGAAGAAAAGGATTTACTCCAACTTCTATCAGAAACTTTATTGAAAAAGTAGGGGTTGCGAAAAGAGAAAACCTTATTGAAATCCAGCTGCTTGATTTCTGCGTGCGTGAAGACCTGAATAAGGTTGCAAAACGTGTAATGACGGTGGTAGATCCTGTAAAATTAGTTATTGAAAACTATCCTGAAGACAAAGAAGAATGGGTAGAAACAGAAAACAATCCTGAACAGGAAAATGCTGGAACCAGAGAAATACCTTTCTCAAGAGAATTATATATTGAACGTGAAGACTTCAAAGAAGAAGCTAATAATAAATTCTTCCGACTGAAATTAGGAGGAGAAGTTCGTTTAAAATCAGCATACATCATCAAAGCTGAAAGAGTGGAGAAGGATGAAAATGGAGAAATCACAACCATTTATGCTACTTACGATGAGAAAAGCAAATCCGGAAGCGGAACAGAAGAGAGTTTAAGAAAAGTAAAAGGAACACTTCACTGGGTGTCTGCAAAACATGCGATCCCTGTAGAAGTAAGAATTTACAACCAATTGTTTACGGTAGAACAGCCTGATGCTGAAAAAGATGTAGACTTCTTAAATTTCATCAACCCTGAATCTGTAACTACAGTTCAAGGTTTTGCTGAACCAAGCCTGAAGAATGTAGCTGTAGGAGAGCCTCTTCAGTTCCAAAGAATCGGATACTTTACAAAAGATCAGGATTCTACGGATGACAGATTGGTATTTAACCGTACAGTCACTCTGAAAGATTCTTATAAACCTGAATAA
- a CDS encoding alpha/beta hydrolase: MAVYILSNRKIVRHKGEKVDSFSNDEYSIPNFRIAKCDFDNYKEPTAAAKKKKDYTNRNILNYKLFSEPEKQGYEGVLEVLLSEKGIKESNLTANNLGGTQRLFYELYKNMSATKDRSDVLIFIHGYAYDFDDELKAMIDLKRLFIDNPASPIEHILFVSWPASSSIVPLTYFDDKASSINSGTSLLRLFYFYTQFLKDIFSNRDLVPCNQRIHIMAHSMGNRVFQSMLYSLKRENILRVIDQVILLNADVTYKVFEDSEDSFNKLPQLANRISIYLNRQDVILGISQFTKNILTPRLGKNGPSDITPYKDIVSIIDCTFVKDDLLNSFKFEVGNHWGYLSSSLVQSDIFQNLVGIDRNLISNRIKNNENIFTIIS, translated from the coding sequence ATGGCTGTTTATATCTTAAGCAATCGTAAAATCGTCCGTCATAAAGGCGAAAAAGTAGATTCTTTTTCCAATGATGAATATTCAATTCCTAATTTCAGGATTGCAAAATGCGATTTTGATAATTATAAGGAACCTACTGCTGCAGCCAAAAAGAAAAAAGATTATACCAACAGAAATATCCTGAATTACAAGCTGTTTTCCGAACCTGAAAAACAAGGCTATGAAGGAGTTCTGGAGGTTCTTTTGAGCGAGAAGGGAATTAAAGAATCTAATCTTACAGCCAATAATCTTGGCGGCACCCAACGGTTGTTCTACGAACTGTATAAAAATATGTCTGCTACCAAAGACAGAAGTGATGTATTGATCTTTATCCATGGTTATGCTTATGATTTTGATGATGAATTAAAAGCCATGATTGATCTTAAAAGACTGTTCATTGATAATCCTGCATCTCCTATTGAACATATTTTATTTGTCAGCTGGCCGGCTTCCAGTAGTATTGTACCACTGACTTATTTTGATGACAAAGCTTCCAGCATCAATTCCGGGACATCACTGTTGAGACTCTTTTATTTTTATACTCAGTTTTTAAAAGATATTTTCTCTAACCGTGATCTGGTACCATGTAACCAGAGAATTCACATTATGGCTCATTCTATGGGAAACAGGGTTTTTCAAAGCATGCTGTATAGTCTTAAAAGGGAAAATATACTCCGTGTTATCGATCAGGTAATTCTGCTTAATGCTGATGTTACCTACAAAGTATTTGAAGACTCTGAAGATTCTTTCAACAAATTACCACAGCTTGCCAACAGAATTTCTATTTATCTGAACAGGCAGGATGTAATATTAGGAATCTCCCAGTTTACCAAGAACATACTGACGCCAAGGCTAGGTAAAAACGGTCCGAGTGATATTACTCCTTATAAAGATATTGTATCAATCATTGACTGTACTTTTGTGAAAGACGATCTATTGAACAGCTTCAAATTTGAAGTCGGAAATCATTGGGGATACCTTTCCAGCTCATTGGTACAGAGTGATATTTTTCAAAATTTAGTTGGAATTGACCGGAACCTTATCAGCAATAGAATTAAAAATAACGAAAATATTTTCACAATTATTTCTTAA
- a CDS encoding bacteriocin-like protein, giving the protein MKNLRKLNKGELKQINGGRPPLGCNNWDPAEGCCRAWAEGYCGTTCPDSPPPYC; this is encoded by the coding sequence ATGAAAAATCTAAGAAAATTAAACAAAGGAGAATTAAAGCAAATTAATGGCGGAAGACCTCCACTGGGATGTAACAACTGGGACCCCGCAGAAGGGTGCTGCAGGGCGTGGGCAGAAGGATATTGTGGTACAACTTGTCCGGATTCACCACCTCCATATTGTTAG
- a CDS encoding bacteriocin-like protein, translated as MKNLRKLEKRELKNIHGGDIPVVPIGCNIWDFRARCCKEWDWEHSGNPTCLG; from the coding sequence ATGAAAAATTTAAGAAAACTAGAAAAAAGAGAATTAAAAAATATTCATGGAGGAGATATTCCAGTGGTGCCAATAGGTTGCAACATCTGGGACTTCAGAGCCAGATGCTGCAAAGAATGGGATTGGGAACACTCAGGTAACCCAACTTGTTTAGGCTGA